GACAACACCTTCGCGATTCAAGGGGCGGCGATTCTTATTCCCGGCGATGCCAATGGCTGGTTCGAATCTGGCGCCGTCACTGATGTAACGATCCGCCGCAATGTGTTCGAAAACTGCCTCATCGCGCCAACCCAGTTTTCCGACGGTGTGATTGCGATCTGGCCGGAAATCCAGCGGGATGTGCCCGGCAGATTTTTCCATCGCAACATCCGGGTGGAGGACAACACGTTTCAGGTCTTCGATCGTCCGATCCTTTACGCGCGCAATGTGGATGGTCTGACTTTCCGTGGGAACCGGATTGTCCGCACTGATTTCCGGCCGCCATGGCACCCGAACCACGATGCGATTTATCTCCGGCACTGCCGCGCCGTTCGCGTGGGCAAGAACCGGACTGAAGGCGAACTCTTGAGTTACGACGTCGCGCATCCGGACACACCGGCCGCCGAAGTCAAGATCGAGGCGGGTTCGATCTTCCACTTAAGTCCGGAAACTGCGAACTGATCTTTGCCTAATGTTCACGCACACCAAAATCGTCCGTTCGTTGGCAGGGCTTGGCTCCGCCGTATTGCTCGGGTTCAACGCGGGCGCCGGTTCGCCGTTGCCACCGGACGCCGCGCTGAATCTCAAACTCACCGCCCCGATCAAGACGTGGGACGAGGCGGTGCCGTTGGGCAACGGCGCCATGGGCGTTTTGCTTTGGGGCGAGGGGAATGTGCTGCGGCTTTCGTTGGATCGCGGCGATTTGTGGGACGAGCGCCCATCCAAGGCGTTCCTGCGCGTGCGGGATCGATTTAACTGGGCCACGATGCAGCAGCTCGTCGCCAGCAACCGCATGGGCGAATTCAATGACGTTTTCGATGCCAACTACGATTACAATGGTCCGCCGACCAAGCTTCCGGCCGGGCGGGTTGAAATCACGCTGGATTCATCGCAATCCATCGAGGCCTTCGAGCTGAATCTGGCAACGGCCGAGGGCGTGGTGCAGGGAAAGACGGGGGAATTGGCGCGGGCCTTTGTCAACGCGGCCGATGTGGCGCATCCCGTTGCGGTGTTGCTCCTGCAGGGGCCGCCGTTGCAGGACGTGCGCCTGAAAACCCCGGCTTCGGTGAAGCAACTCGGCTACGCTGAGCCGCGAGCCGGCGAGGCGGAAGGCATGCGCTGGTTTGAACAACCGGGGGCCGAAGGGTTTTCCTACGCCCTTTGCGTCGCATGGAAGCGGGCGGGCGATTCCACGCTGATGGCCGTGACGGTCGCAACCAGCACAGAGGGCAAACATCCCCAGGCGGTGGCGGAAACTCGGGTCAAGACCGCGCTCAAAGCCGGTTACCAGAAACTTCTGTCCAAACATGCCCGCTGGTGGGACGAGTTCTGGGAACATTCCAGCGTCCAGGTGCCCGAGATGGACATGCTGCGACAGTATTATCTCGTTCGCTACTTCTACGGCGCGGCTTCACGACGGGGCGCGCCGCCGATGCCGTTGCAGGGCGTGTGGACGGCCGATGCCGGTTCGCTGCCGCCGTGGAAGGGGGATTACCACAATGATCTCAACACGCAGATGACGTATCTGGCCTATCGCACCTCTGGCGACTTCGATGAGGGGCTCTGCTTTCTGGACTATCTCTGGGACCGGCTGCCGGTGTTCCGCAAGTTCGCGGGAGACTTTTACAACGCGCCCGGCGCGGCGGTGCCCGGCGTGATGAGCCTCGCAGGTCAACCCCTGGGCGGGTGGGGGCAATACAGCCTGTCGCCGACGATGGGCGCATGGAACGCGCATTTATTCTATTTGCACTGGCGCGCGACGGATGATGAGCGTTTCCTCCGCCGCCGGGCGTATCCATTTTGCCGCGCGATCGGCACGTGCCTTCGCGCGTTGCTCAAGCCGGATGCCAGTGGCGTGCTGGTGCTTCCGTTGTCCAGTTCGCCGGAGTTTTTTGACAATTCCCGCCGCGCCTTCCTCAAACCGGACAGCAACTACGACCTTGCCTGCATGAAAATGCTCTTCCTCTCGCTGGCGGAAATGGCCGATGCCGTCGGCAACAAGGAAGAATCCGCCGGGTGGGTGGCAACGGCAAAGCAGCTGGGCGATTTCCACATGAAACCGGACGGAACACTGTTGCTCGACGCAACCACGCCGCTGCCGGGCAGCCATCGGCATCTGTCGAATCTTATGGGGATACACCCGTTCAATCTCATCACGGTGGACGGCGGTGAGCGCGACCGGCAGGTCATTGCCGCGAGCCTGAAGGATTGGGACCGCCAGGGCACCGGCGCGTGGTGCGGTTATTCTTTTTCCTGGATGAGTTGTCTCCGCGCCCGCGTGGGCGACGCCGAGGCCGCGTTGCGCAATCTCGATGTTTACGCTCATGCGTTCACGCTGCGGAACGGCTTCCACGCGAACGGCGACCAGACCCAGTCCGGCTTCAGTGGTTTTACCTACCGCCCCTTCACGCTGGAGGGGAACTTCCTGGCGATGGAAGCCGTCCATGAAATGTTGCTGCAAAGCTGGAGTCCGACGCCCGGCCGGCGGGACACGGAAGTCGTCCGCCTCTTCCCGGCGACGCCGTGGCGCTGGCACGAGGCGTCATTTGAAAACCTTCGCGCCGGGGGCGGATGGGTGGTTTCCGCGCGCCGGGAAAATAATGCCACTTCTTGGTTCAAAATCACGGCCCGCCACGGCGGGGTGCTGCGCCTTCGGGACAACTTTGCCGGACGGACGCCACGGTGGAGCCGCTCCGGCGTGATCAAGGTTGGTGATAATTTCGAAATTAGGATGAAGGCAGGCGAAAGCCTGGAGGCGGAATTGCCCAAGCCGCCGGCTACTCCGCTGGCGCCGGAAAATGCCGCCGTGCCAGTGATCATTCGCCGGCAGCGATGATCCCAATTGCCGTTGAGTGCATTGCCGGCTCCCCATTATGGGGGATTTCCCGGCCTGACAATGTTGAATAGGCTTCAGGGACGCAAGCCGACGGCCCTTGGCGATGGCCATTTGAAGCAGCATGCAAAACAACATCCCAGCAGGAGCTCCAATTGTCTTCCGTCGAAGGTTGCACGATGCGAGTCCGGTGGCGCCCGTATCGCTTCCGGCGGGTTGCGAAAAGACCGATGCGTTGTTCCGGAACCGCGAGGCAACTGATTCCCGGTCGCATTGGCATTTAAAAACCTCCATGACATCATGGCGATCATAAAAAGACCCATCATCCCGGTTGCGTTTCTCCTTTTCACAATGGCGCTGGCCGCGGCGCAGAAACCGAACATCCTGTTCATCATGGCCGACGACCACGCGTGGCAGGCCGTCAGCGCCTACCATGAGTCGCGCCATTTGATCCAGACACCAAACATCGACCGGCTGGCGCACGAGGGCATGCGTTTCGAC
This sequence is a window from Verrucomicrobiia bacterium. Protein-coding genes within it:
- a CDS encoding glycoside hydrolase N-terminal domain-containing protein, with the protein product MFTHTKIVRSLAGLGSAVLLGFNAGAGSPLPPDAALNLKLTAPIKTWDEAVPLGNGAMGVLLWGEGNVLRLSLDRGDLWDERPSKAFLRVRDRFNWATMQQLVASNRMGEFNDVFDANYDYNGPPTKLPAGRVEITLDSSQSIEAFELNLATAEGVVQGKTGELARAFVNAADVAHPVAVLLLQGPPLQDVRLKTPASVKQLGYAEPRAGEAEGMRWFEQPGAEGFSYALCVAWKRAGDSTLMAVTVATSTEGKHPQAVAETRVKTALKAGYQKLLSKHARWWDEFWEHSSVQVPEMDMLRQYYLVRYFYGAASRRGAPPMPLQGVWTADAGSLPPWKGDYHNDLNTQMTYLAYRTSGDFDEGLCFLDYLWDRLPVFRKFAGDFYNAPGAAVPGVMSLAGQPLGGWGQYSLSPTMGAWNAHLFYLHWRATDDERFLRRRAYPFCRAIGTCLRALLKPDASGVLVLPLSSSPEFFDNSRRAFLKPDSNYDLACMKMLFLSLAEMADAVGNKEESAGWVATAKQLGDFHMKPDGTLLLDATTPLPGSHRHLSNLMGIHPFNLITVDGGERDRQVIAASLKDWDRQGTGAWCGYSFSWMSCLRARVGDAEAALRNLDVYAHAFTLRNGFHANGDQTQSGFSGFTYRPFTLEGNFLAMEAVHEMLLQSWSPTPGRRDTEVVRLFPATPWRWHEASFENLRAGGGWVVSARRENNATSWFKITARHGGVLRLRDNFAGRTPRWSRSGVIKVGDNFEIRMKAGESLEAELPKPPATPLAPENAAVPVIIRRQR